In Gopherus evgoodei ecotype Sinaloan lineage chromosome 16, rGopEvg1_v1.p, whole genome shotgun sequence, the DNA window TGGAGCAGTGCCCCTTCCAAGTTACCGTTCATCAAGAAATCAGACCTAAGCACTTGGGGAAAACCCATCCCTTTACCTGTGCAATCGTGTATTGATCTAAATCCCTCCTTCATTCCACAATGTCCTCATCTGTATCTTGTTACCCTGGTCGGCCACTGCTTTGTACCATGTCTCTTTCTTTGGCTTCCCTGTAGGAAAGGAACCACAACTGGAGTCATTACTGAGCTTTAAAGTCCAGGCTGGACACTAAACCCAAGAGCTTGGGCATTTGTATCCCTGTGTGATCACCCCATGGTGGTATTAGGAACACCACtctttgtattccagtagcactTGGAGgccccccagctgagatcaaggccctattgtgctaggtgctgtacatacacagtcAGACTCATTCCATGCCCTGAAGACATTACAGTCTGAGTAGACAGAGGGTTCTCAGGTGGGAGGGAAGACACAGGCACAGAGAAAAATAACTTTCCTAAGGTCCCATAACAAATCATTGCAGAACCAGGACTAGAAGTcagttctcctgactcccagctcagtGCTGTATCCACTCAGCCTTACTATCTTGCTTCCTTCCCTACCCACACGGAATAATACAACTGTTGGGCATTTTGGCATGTGggtgttttttgccttcctctgaaagGCTTTGTTGTTGCCAGCTTCTGAGGAGTCACATGGTGCCAGACTAGCTGGGCAAATGATCCATTCCAGTATAACCACCCTGTGTGCTTCATTGCATCCTGTTGGTGATCTAGCCCCTGTGCCCGTCCATGGAGCAGCGCCACTCAGGgctgtcctctgcctcagctAGGATATGGAAGGAGCTGCCCTGAGATCCTGCTGAAGCTGCTCTGATTTGCTAACTCCCTTCTGTGTGTCTCTTCCAGAGAAATATATGGAGTTTGACCTGAATAACCAAGGCGAGATTGGTGAGTGACCCCTGGAGGAACACATCTTGTTGCTGGGCCAGAAGGAGAGTGGTCTGTTGGGGTAGACACTGGGACTGCAAAGCATAAAGTCAGCATTGCTACTTCTCTCTCAAACTCTATCTGCAGGTGCTGATAAAGAGTCCGAGGGCTGCTCCCCCAAATCTCTAACCTGGTCCTATGGGACCTTTACTTTGTCTCTTGGCTTCTGAGAGACTGATGCTGTCCTCACATGTCCaggtctttctttctctttctctctgggtCTCTTTGCCTGCTTCAAGCATTAGGCATCTCTCTGTTCTTAGTCCCAAGCTCCCCTCTTTCTCCTGGATCTCTGCTCAGCCCTCTTGCTTCTCTTTCGGTTCTGGGCTCTTCTTTCCTCGTGGTTCTCTCTCAGTAAGTAACAGGAAGAGCCATGGATTCCTAGATAGGGTTTTGTGCTTGGATGAGCCTGCAGCATCAAGGCCTTGCTTGGTTTGAGGTTGAAACTAGGCAAAGCCCCTAGGTTTCCACCCAAAACCAAAGCTCGCTTGTCCTGGCCCACCTCCAGACTCTCTTTACTGGGAGAAGGGGCTGTCCCACAGACCTCTATAAACTGAGGTCTAGGATCTGGAGCTGGCCCAGTTTTCTGTTTGCACCCTCTGAGATCTCTCGGCTTAGGGTTTTTTAAGGAAGGCTTTTCTCACACCTAGTATTGGTGCTATCTTGCTCTTTTCCCAAAGACAGGACCTGGCACCTGAAAAGAGATGAGGCCAAGCCACAGTGTCCAGATCCAGACTTCTGCAATGTTCAGGATTCGGGTCGCAGGTTTTGCCTTGGGGCCCATCCCTACTTCTAACTTCCCCAAAGCACAGTGTATTCACTGTGTCTGTCTTGTGAGTTCCCTGCGAGCCACAGCCGCCTCCACCTCCTCTAGCTGATCCAGTGTCcccagtgggtggggagggagaaggagacctGGCTCCTAACCCTGGTACTGGTTAGGAGGAGGAAAGGAGCCTGCAGCTCATTGTTCAAGTGAGAACAATCTGAAGGAAATTGCCTCAGACTCTGCCTGAGGGTGGGGTTTTAGCACCACTTCCAAGGGGCCTGTTTGGGTCTGGCTTGGTTTCTTTAATATtgatgcttctctctctccctccccatcttcccccccctccccctcgccctccccctccccagcttttcTCCTACACTTCAGGAGAGTTGGAATCCAGAGACCCTCATCTCTGCTCACAAGAGGGTGAGGATGGGGAAACATGCTGTGATTAGCCCAGATCACacacagtcagtggcagagtcaggattagaaGTGAGGGGTTTGATCCCACGCTGGGCTTCAAATGGCTGCACCTCAAAAATCAAAACCCAAGGGAAGGGGCTGCAAAGGTGGCTTTATACCACCTtagccctgtgctgctccagggCCACTGGCCCCGGCATAAGTCAGAGCAGCCCTTAGGTGTCTAACTTGCAGCTTCCTCCCACCTTGGCACAACCTCTGTGCTCAGGTTTATGATGGGGGTCGGCTTATGTTTTCCCTCAGGATAATCTCTAGTCAGTTATGGTCCCTGTACACTTCCAGAGCAATGTTGTGGGGccggggcaggagagagagagagtggtagATTCTAACAGGAGGCTGAATTCACTAGTATTTGAGGCACACAGGTATAATAGTATGGATACCACCAATACTTGTTCGCTAACAAAATGAACTTAGACATCACCCAAAAGAAAAATATCAGTCATTTTTGGTTTCTGTGGTACCTTTCTGCTGCTGACTGTCAGCCCTGACTTTTGTGAGAGCAGCATGGGGCTGCAAGGGATCGCTCCTGCATATTGTTTATTTTATACCTTGGAAGCATGAGGTAAAGTGGCCATGGTCAGCTTAGGTTTTGCTGGAGGGTTTGTTTTGGATCTAGAAGTTGCCCACTGAGCATGCTCCGCTTGTAATTGAAGGGATGAGGAGGACTGAGTCGTTAATGTAAATGCCCTGTATCCCAAAGGCTTATTACTCATGTTCAGCGCTGCACTGTCTCCCGCTGCCACCATTCCTGGCATTGGCGCTCTGGCTCTTCCTCTTGCAGATCTAATGTCTGTCAAAAGGATGATGGAGAAACTGGGGGCTCCGAAGACGCACTTAGAGCTGAAGAAGATGATCTCTGAAGTGACTGGAGGAGTTAGCGAAACCATCTCTTACCAGGATTTTGTCAACGTGATGCTTGGCAAGCGCTCCGCCGTCCTTAAATTGTGAGTGTCGGAGGGGCCGGAGGGCAAACGAAGGATGTGATGCTGAGATCTGAACTCCATGCTTTGGGGGTTCGGGGGCCAGGTGCAGCAGGAGGCAGGGGCTGTTCTACATGCTCCTGAGGGGCAAAGATGGAGCAAGAACCCATGTGTCTTAgacaggctgcgaagcctgaatGGAGAAGGGATGAAGAACATCTCTGGAAGGCAATGGGCAGAGGAGCATCTTAAGGATGAAAGGTGTCGGGAGTCACTGGGGCGGGAAGTTGGAGTCCAGCCAGGGTGAGGGTTGAGTCTGAGGAGGGGGTTATgtagtgtggggagggggctgaagtGGTGGTGGCTCCAGGCCCTGTTTGCTTTCAATCTACCTTCCAAAGCTAGACAATGTGGCCAGGTCCAAGGGTAGGGCTGTCCTAGGTCTGTCACCAGCTCATGCTGCCAGGAATGCACTACAGAGGTGCCTAGTGTATTTGGAAGAGGCGTCCTCCTGCATTGACATGGCAAGGTTAAAGTAGCTCCAAAGTGCACAAGGCACAATACTCTGGAGTACTTGTCCATTTGCATGGTTGAGCATATGGCCCATCTCACAGCCCACCTAGGTGGTGCGCCACACAGTCACAATACATCTGTCCCGGGGTGCTAGcttgatctagctagcttgggtGCTGATAGAAATGAAGCCACAACACCACGCGCCTCAGCATGGGTTGCCCAAGCCTGCCTGGAACCCTGGGTCATTACTTCTGGGGTTAGCCCTATACTATAGCCTGTGCTGCCGTAATTCACTGGTAGCCAAGCTAGCTAGATTGTGTCTATgtgagctgcaatcacactttGTGATTGCAATACAGACATAGCCTTGTACCCAGACAGAGGGTGACTCACATGCTGTGGCTTGgtgtgtgtccacactggtgctccCCAGAGACCACCCAGGTCCTTTCACACTCATGTCCCAATCCAGCTGTAACCCTAGactgtggtggtggggaaaggctAGTGTAGCATTAGGTCCTTTCCTCTTTCTCCCACCTGAGTCTGTCCAGGTTTGCAGGACCGTAGGTTCCTTCTTGCTGTCCTGCCTGAAGGGTGTCCAGACTGAACTGGGAATTCAGCGACAGTGCAGCTGGGAGGCTCCTGTCACTTGCCTCTTTGTACAAAATGCCCCTTTCCATCTCCTTACATCCATTCCAGAGTCACTCCTGCTGGGTGCCAAGGTTTTCCTTGTTCCTTTGGCATCGGAGTGGGTGGAGGAGGCACGTTTGAAGCAGtgcatgtgggggaggggaggtactGCTACTGTGGTATGAGCCACTGGGGTAAGCTTCTCACAGCCTTTTGTGCCTTCCTGACAAGGGCAGTGAAAGCTCTGCTGTTGTAACAAATGGCTTCTGGGCACCAGCTTGGCTGCTTCTTGCAATGGGGTGGAGTCTACGGGCTCCTTCCGCACCCTCCTAAAGCCTCTCAGCCTTTCATGGCCACCAACCATGCTAGCACTGCTTTTGTGCTTACCCAAGATGGATAGACGGGGTCCTCTCTCCTCTGTGCCCCTCGTCCGTTTCTGAAGGATACCTCCGGTGCGACTAGCTCTCCAAAGCGGATATTAAGGGAATCATTTTGTTCCCCACACCAGCAGACCTATTGCCACTAATCTGCTGTGTATTTATGGTGGTGAAAATCTTTACCACACCTCTCCCCGTAACTGCCCTTGGTTACCACGTTAGTGAAGGATGTTTCTGGGGTCTTCTCTCCCAGCGATGGATTTGTTCCTGGTAGTTCCATGACTCCTATCACAAACACTCATGAGTGTTCCCTTGGCAACCTTCTTCCCCTGCTGAAGCCTGTGTGACACTCTCCATCCTCTGGCCCAGTGTGACTAGTTTTAGATCagaggtcggcagcctttcagaagtgctgtgccgagtcttcatttattcattctaatttaaggttttgtgtgccaataatacattttaacctttttagaaggtctttttctataagtctatactatataactaaagtattgttgttgtatgtacagtaaataaggtttcagaatgtttaagaagcttaatttaaaattaaatttaaaatgcagagccccttggactggtggccaggacccgggcagcgtgagtgccactgaaaatcagcttggcgccgccttcggcacccatgtcataggttgcctacccctgttttagaTAGACAGTTCCCTTCTCAGCAGACATCCAAACAAGCATCCTATTGTTCTCAGGCCAGGGTTGCGTTTCTGCTCCAATTGTAAATGTGACGTTCCAGTTCCAGCAAAAGCCACCGAACCGAGGTAGCAGCTGGCAGCAGCGAAGTGGCTACAATTCTTAGGGAGGAATAAAGCAGTGACAGTTAAAAAGCATTCTGGAGTCTCTTTCCAATTACTGCCCCACCCAATTGGCAGTCACTCCTTCTTGTCCAGCACACATTTGCTGTGGATTGCTTGTTGCTTCTTAATGTGCATGCAGTGTAGTTATGCTGTCCAGTGCACATGTCTGCAGGCATAGTGTATTAGAAGCAGTGGTCTGCCATGTGTTCTCAATCAACTTCAAGTGGCTGCCTAAAGTGAACATACCAATCCCTTGCACACTCAGATGGGAACCAAATGGGCGACTTTGCAAGTGGCATTCAAGGCACAACTTTTATGGCTACTTCGAAGAGGAGAGATCTTGTACTGTGTTGGCAA includes these proteins:
- the AIF1L gene encoding allograft inflammatory factor 1-like isoform X2, encoding MGPSPCLSSLPVPWTEFLCDPKFSDEEDLEEKLAVFKEKYMEFDLNNQGEIDLMSVKRMMEKLGAPKTHLELKKMISEVTGGVSETISYQDFVNVMLGKRSAVLKLVMLFEGKANENIPKPSGPPPERDIASLP
- the AIF1L gene encoding allograft inflammatory factor 1-like isoform X4, giving the protein MEFDLNNQGEIDLMSVKRMMEKLGAPKTHLELKKMISEVTGGVSETISYQDFVNVMLGKRSAVLKLVMLFEGKANENIPKPSGPPPERDIASLP